A region of the Myxococcus stipitatus DSM 14675 genome:
GTCAAGGCGCGCGAGGAGCTGCTCGCGGCGCAGCAGGCCACCGCGAAGGTGTTCGAGCGCGAGTTCCTGCTGGGCGCGGTCCAGCGCCTGGCCCGAGCCCCCGCGATGGCGGTGACGGTGTCGCGCCTGGCGGCCGAGCGCGCCAAGCCGGACATGGAGCGCCGCCCGGACTACATGGAGCGTGAGCACGCCCGCATCAAGGACCGGCTGGAGCGCGAGCAGAAGAACGTCCACCTCCCCGCGGAGAAGCGGCTGCTGACGGCCTTCGTGCGGCGCGCGCAGGCGCTGGGCGCGGACGAGCGCATCGCGACGGTGGACAAGCACTTCGGCAAGGCGTTCGTGGAGAAGGACGTGGCCGCGAAGGTGGACGCGCTGTACGCGGGCACCCAGGTGCTGACGCTCGCCGAGCGCCTGAAGATGGCGACGGAGACGACGGCGCAGCTCCAGGCGCGCAAGGACCCGATGCTGGCGTTCGGTCTGGACCTGGCGCGGGAGCTGGAGGCGATGGATGAGGCGGTGGACCGCCGCCAGGGCATGGCGCTGCGGCTGCGGCCGTCGTGGCGCAAGGCCGTGCTCGCGCATGCGGGCAAGCCCGTGGCGCCGGACGCCAACTCGACGCTGCGGGTGACGTTCGCCAAGGTGCAGGGATACGCGCCGCGCGATGGCGCGGTGTACACGCCGCAGACGACGCTGTCGGGAATGATGGCGAAGAACACCGGCGAGGACCCCTTCGACGTGCCCGAGCGCGTGGCGAAGGTGGCCGAGGCGAAGCGCCATGGTGCGTGGGCGGACCGGAAGCTGAAGGACGTGCCGGTGAACTTCCTGTCGGACGCGGACACCACCGGGGGCAACTCCGGCAGTCCCACGGTGAACGGCAAGGGCCAGCTGGTGGGCGTCAACTTCGACCGCGTCTGGGAGAATGTGGCCAACGACTTCGGCTACAACCCGGAGGTGGCTCGCAACGTCAACGTGGACGTGCGGTATGTCTTGTGGATGTTGGACCAGGTGGAGAACGCGGACGTTCTCCTGAAGGAGCTGGGCGTGCGCAAGAACTCGCCAGTGGCGGCGGAGATTCGCTGATGGGTGACTCGGCGGACGCGGCTCCGCCCCTGCCGACCTTCCGTCCGGAAGAGCAGGTGTGCGGCAATTGCAAGCTGTGGAGCCCTCACTCGGTGGACGAGCGCCGAGGGTGGGTGGGGCCGTGCCGGCTCCAGTCCTCGCGGGGCATGTTTCCGCCGTCGGCCCCCATTTGTGACAAGTACGCGCCCCGGGGCACCGCAGTGGCCCCGGCGGCGCATGCACCCACGCGCGAGCGCACCGCTCGCAGCGTGGCCCCGGTGGTGGTGCGGCGCCGGGTGGACCCCCATGAAGTCGTTGACCTGGAAGGGCTGAGCATGACGCGTGAAGAGCTGATGGACATCTTCCGGGAGGCGTCCGGCCTGGCCGACTCGCCACCGCTCGCGGGCAAGTGGGAGGGCGGCACCGTGCGCCTCGTCCCGGGCAACCCGGAGCTGCAAGCCAAGGACATGCCCATCGACAACCTGTTCCACAAGGTCGTCATGGTCCGCGACAAGCTGCGCGTGCTCGAGCAGAAGCTCAACGCGCACCCGAAGCTGTCCGACGCGGAGAAGGTGGAGATGCAGAGCTACATCACCCGCGTGTACGGCTCGCTCACCAGCTTCAACGTCCTCTTTCGCGAGAAGGGCGACCAGTTCGTGGGCTCGAAGGGCGATGAGTAGGATGGTGTTGATTTGACACGAACATGACGCCCGGAGGATAACGGGCGCCATGTCCTCGACTCGAAGGCCCGTGGACCACGCCGAGCGGATGTCGCGAGCCCTGCTGTCGCTGGAGGGGCTCTCGGTGGGGGATGGGTTTGGCGAGCGCTTCTTCGCGGCTCGGAGCCTGGTGGCCGAGGTGGTGGAGGCGCGCAGGGCACCGGCGCCCCCGTGGCCGTACACGGATGACACGGAGATGGCGCTGGCCCTGGTCCAGGTGCTCGATGAGCACGGACGGGTGGCGCAGGACCGGCTCGCACAGCTCTTCGCGAAGCGGTTCCGGGACAACCCCTACCGAGGCTACGGCGGCGGGGCGATTGAGATCCTGGAGCGGATTCATCTGGGCATGGACTGGAGGCCGGTGTCGTCGCAGGTCTTCAACGGCACGGGCTCCAAGGGCAACGGCGCGGCGATGCGCGTGGCTCCGTTGGGGGCCTATTTCGCGGACGACTTGCGGCGCGCGGCGGAGGAGGCGCGGCTGTCGGCGGAGGTGACGCACTTCCATCCGGACGGGCAGGCGGGGGCCATGGCCGTGGCGGTGGCCGCGGGCTGGGCCGCTGGGGCTCGAGGCCCCGCGCGTGAGCTGTTCGACGTGGTGTTGGAGTACACGCCGGCGGGAGCGACTCGGCGTGGGTTGGAGCGGGCGAGGGAGTGGCCGTTGGACACCACGCCCACGGCGGCGGCGAAGGAGCTGGGCAGTGGCTCCCGGGTGTTGTCGGAGGACACCGTGCCCTTTGTCATCTGGTGCGCGGTGAGGCACCTGGAGCACTTCGAGGACGCGCTGTGGGCCACGGTGTCCGGGCGCGGCGACATGGACACGACGTGCGCCATGGTGGGCGGCATCGTGGTGCTGGCCACGGGGCAGGGGGCGATTCCCGCGCCGTGGTGGACGGCTCGGGAGGCGCTCCAGCTTCGCGCGGGGCGGTGAGCGTCAGGGGTGGTGGCCGCGCTCGGCCATGAGGCCGAAGGTGCGCTGCCGGGCGCGGTGGAGGGTGCTCTTCACGGTGCCTTCGGGGATGCGCAGCATGCGTGCGATTTCGGGGTAGCTCAGCCCGCGCACCTCGCGCAGGTAGAGGACGTGCTGCTGCTGCTCGTTGATCTCCCGCATGGCGTCGGTGAAGTGACGCTTCATCTCGGTGCCCATGGCCTGGCTCTCCGGGGAGAGGGGCTCGAGCGGCTCGTGGCTCAGCCGCTCGCGGCGCTTGCGTGCGCGCAGCCAGTTGATGCTGCTGTTGACCATGACCCGGTGGAGCCACGTGGTCCACGCCGCGCGTCCGCCGTAGTCGGGTGAGCGCCAGGCCAGCCGGGCGAAGACGTCCTGCACCACGTCCTCGGCGTCATCGGAGTCGCCCACGATTCTCCGGGCAATGGCCAACGCTCGGGAGCGGTGCTCGTTGTAGAGCTCGGTCAGCGGCGGAAGGTCGATGGCGGCGGCGTGCATCACGGGCGGGCTCCTGAAGACCCCAACGGGGACCTTTCCTGGAACGCACCAGCCACCAAAAGGATCTACAGGCCCGTGATTCTCGAGTCGGGTCAGCGTCGGGCGGGGGGGATGCTCACCTCGGTGACTCCCTGCTCATCGAGCTCGAGGACGGTGGGGGGCCGCTCGCACTCCCACGTGGTGACGTTGACGAAGCACGTGGAGTCTCCGCGCCAGAGGCCGCCGTCGTCGTGGATGTGACCGAAGAGGTGCAGGCGGGGCCGGACGGCGAGCACGCGCTCGCGCAGGTCCACGCAGCCGCCGCGGCCTCCCACGGAGGAGCGGTCTCCGAAGCCCGCGGGAGGGCCGTGGGTGACGAGGACGTCGAGGCCCTCGGGGATGAGGGCCCACTTGCTGGCGAGTGGGGCTCCGCGCGGGAGGTTGAAGGCCCAGTCATTGTAGGCCGGCTGCCAGGGGCTCCCCCAGAAGCGCAGGCCCGCGACGGTGGCGCCGCTGTCCTGGAGGTAGACGATGTCGTCGCCCAGGAGCGCGCGGGCCTCCTCGGGGGCGTCGGCGAAGGACTGGTCGTGGTTGCCCGCGATGACGACCTTGTGACGGTAGGGGAGCCCCCGGAGCCACGCGGCGGCTCGGGCAAGCTCCTCGAGGTCCCCCGCGCGACACATGTCGCCCGCGTGGACTAAGATGTCACCCGGTGGCATCAGCAGCTCGTCATGGAAGAGGTGAGTGTCGGAGACGGCGACGATGCGCATGGATGAATCATGCCTCAGCACATTCTTGGCGGGCCATCGCCCGCGAAAGACAGCCGCGTACCTGAAGGCTGGTGCTTGCGTGCCTTCGCGGGCTGCGTCGTGGCGCGTTCCTCCTCTTTGCGTTGGGCCCGGGAGTTCACCTCGATGATGCGAGGAAGGCGTGGAGGGATGTTCGCGGCGAAGGTCCTGACGACGGTGATGCTCCTGGGCTTGCTGGGACACGGGCAGCGGGCTCCCGCTTCGGCGCCGCCTTCGCAGAGGCTCCCACCTTCCTTCGACGGCACGGGCCAGGTCCGGGTCCGAGTGGTCTCCTCGAAGGACCAGCGCCCTCTGGCGGGGGCCATGGTGGCGTTGCTGCGGGAGGCGCCTGTCGACATCACCGAACCGCTGGAGGCCGCGACGACGGACGCCCGGGGCATGGTGCTCTTCTCCGCGGCACCCGCCGGGGTGTTCAACATCTGCGCGAGAGGCGCGGGGCACGCGGAGTCGTGCGAGGAGAATGTCGGACTCGTCGCAGGAGGCGCCCTCGAGTCCTCGCTGGTGCTTCCTCCTGGGGCCTCCATCCGAGGGCAGGTCCTCCACGTCGATGGGACGCCCGCCGCGGGAGTGCGAGTGATGGCTGTCGGCACTTCGTATCACCCGCTGCAGATGCCCACTCAGGCCGTGACGGACGCCCTGGGGAACTACCACCTGGATGGAGTGTCTCCGACGGGTCCTCGCGTCCTGGCCTTCGATGGCGCGACGCCAAGAGACATCGACGTCTATCCCTTTCTCCCAGCCCTCGTGCCGTTTCGTTCGGAGGGGTGGGGGGCTCCTCGCAACATCTCGGTCGAGGAGGGAGAGCAGGCCCGACTGGACATCCAGCTCCGGGGGCTTGCCCATGTGATGGTGTTTCCCCGCCGCAACCCCGAGCAGGACTGGAGCGGTGTCGGGTCCGAGTCCGACGACAGGATCCAGCGTGTCTGGCT
Encoded here:
- a CDS encoding ADP-ribosylglycohydrolase family protein → MSSTRRPVDHAERMSRALLSLEGLSVGDGFGERFFAARSLVAEVVEARRAPAPPWPYTDDTEMALALVQVLDEHGRVAQDRLAQLFAKRFRDNPYRGYGGGAIEILERIHLGMDWRPVSSQVFNGTGSKGNGAAMRVAPLGAYFADDLRRAAEEARLSAEVTHFHPDGQAGAMAVAVAAGWAAGARGPARELFDVVLEYTPAGATRRGLERAREWPLDTTPTAAAKELGSGSRVLSEDTVPFVIWCAVRHLEHFEDALWATVSGRGDMDTTCAMVGGIVVLATGQGAIPAPWWTAREALQLRAGR
- a CDS encoding RNA polymerase sigma factor encodes the protein MHAAAIDLPPLTELYNEHRSRALAIARRIVGDSDDAEDVVQDVFARLAWRSPDYGGRAAWTTWLHRVMVNSSINWLRARKRRERLSHEPLEPLSPESQAMGTEMKRHFTDAMREINEQQQHVLYLREVRGLSYPEIARMLRIPEGTVKSTLHRARQRTFGLMAERGHHP
- a CDS encoding metallophosphatase domain-containing protein, whose protein sequence is MRIVAVSDTHLFHDELLMPPGDILVHAGDMCRAGDLEELARAAAWLRGLPYRHKVVIAGNHDQSFADAPEEARALLGDDIVYLQDSGATVAGLRFWGSPWQPAYNDWAFNLPRGAPLASKWALIPEGLDVLVTHGPPAGFGDRSSVGGRGGCVDLRERVLAVRPRLHLFGHIHDDGGLWRGDSTCFVNVTTWECERPPTVLELDEQGVTEVSIPPARR
- a CDS encoding carboxypeptidase-like regulatory domain-containing protein, which produces MMRGRRGGMFAAKVLTTVMLLGLLGHGQRAPASAPPSQRLPPSFDGTGQVRVRVVSSKDQRPLAGAMVALLREAPVDITEPLEAATTDARGMVLFSAAPAGVFNICARGAGHAESCEENVGLVAGGALESSLVLPPGASIRGQVLHVDGTPAAGVRVMAVGTSYHPLQMPTQAVTDALGNYHLDGVSPTGPRVLAFDGATPRDIDVYPFLPALVPFRSEGWGAPRNISVEEGEQARLDIQLRGLAHVMVFPRRNPEQDWSGVGSESDDRIQRVWLFERGQFTLPLRRQEGGFWTGLVEVGRRDLVVVGSSGEHSISAPVPLSLRPGVSSVIEAPYGLDPSGTGMAALFPRPREYASFELAGHVLLPDGSPAVGARVSVEKPSSSFGMRMPEAPAHWHFRFQGAGFVVRPGVGSPSVVHAWLEDGRAGSVTVEGQEGARVVADIRLQETGAVVGRVRLLSRWPFLLAPQLLVDEKDEHPLTHLELDGRFIIAGLPPGGHSLKLSGNSTTYRFVIQAGRTTDLGYLVPEQSSDATPR